Proteins found in one Helicobacter sp. NHP19-003 genomic segment:
- the atpG gene encoding ATP synthase F1 subunit gamma yields the protein MGGNLKDIRKKIASVKNTQKTTRAMKLVSTSKLKKTEEVARRSKVFANKLNEVFADICAKIKTRGLKSIESQYFLKLEQSEVKKIDIIFVTADKGLCGGFNAATIKEVVRLISHYTTQNVKVRLRGIGKKGIAYFTYNGIDLLDRATDLSSSPDADRAAAFVDNAVQDYLNGLTDSVIIVHNGFKNMISQEMKVQTILPLDFSTQIEEAKSESEGIVIEPDNDEGVILDSLARKFIHFNMYYALLDSLAAEHSARMQAMDTATNNAADLVRTLTISYNKARQEAITTELVEINAGVEAIK from the coding sequence ATGGGCGGCAATTTAAAGGACATTAGAAAGAAAATCGCCAGCGTCAAGAACACGCAAAAAACCACCAGGGCCATGAAGCTCGTCTCCACTTCTAAGCTCAAAAAGACCGAAGAAGTGGCGCGCCGCTCCAAAGTCTTTGCCAATAAATTAAACGAAGTCTTTGCCGACATTTGCGCCAAGATCAAAACGCGGGGGCTTAAGAGCATTGAGAGTCAATATTTCCTAAAGCTCGAACAGTCCGAAGTGAAAAAGATCGACATCATTTTTGTTACGGCGGACAAGGGGCTTTGTGGGGGCTTTAACGCCGCCACAATCAAGGAAGTGGTGCGCTTGATCAGCCACTACACAACCCAAAATGTCAAGGTGCGCCTAAGGGGGATTGGCAAAAAGGGGATCGCCTACTTCACCTACAACGGGATCGATCTTTTAGACAGAGCCACGGATTTGAGCTCATCGCCCGATGCCGACAGAGCGGCGGCCTTTGTTGACAACGCCGTACAAGACTACTTAAATGGGCTGACTGACAGTGTCATCATCGTGCACAATGGCTTTAAAAACATGATCTCTCAAGAAATGAAGGTGCAAACGATCTTGCCATTAGATTTTAGCACCCAAATTGAAGAGGCCAAGAGCGAAAGCGAGGGGATCGTGATTGAGCCAGACAATGATGAGGGCGTGATTTTAGACTCGCTTGCGCGCAAATTCATCCACTTCAACATGTATTACGCCTTGCTAGACTCTCTAGCCGCTGAGCACAGCGCACGCATGCAAGCGATGGACACGGCGACAAACAACGCCGCGGATTTGGTCCGCACGCTCACCATTTCTTATAACAAAGCCCGCCAAGAGGCGATCACCACAGAGCTTGTGGAGATCAACGCCGGTGTGGAAGCGATCAAATAA